The Drosophila sechellia strain sech25 chromosome 2R, ASM438219v1, whole genome shotgun sequence nucleotide sequence TTTCGTCTAACCCAAAATAGGgcaataattttttaaaaataatatttatgaaaatgtgATCGATAATttgtattagaaaataatcatattagcCTTAGGCAATAGTAAGAATGtttgataattttaatttctttatattaaataaaattcctaGCAAATGTATTGTTgctaaaatataaaagatttCTTAAACTAAACTTTCGTTTTGCGTTCTACTGAACTTTGATagtgtatacatttttttggcGTTCcgtttaacttttatttttaatactcTGACATTTTGCCGAATAGACAATGTGAACCGACAATCGGCGGCGTCGAAGCCGTTCCTTTCCCTCTTAAATGGCGCTCCTAAATCTATTTTTACCCTCCGTCCGACCatttgtccgtttgtccgcGAGTGTGTCTCCCGTGTCCGTCCGTTCGTCCGTCAAATTGTCAGTCCGTCCGGATTCGTTTGTGTCCACCTCTGTCTAGCCGTCAGTTTGGGGTGCGCTTTCAGTTTTAGCATTTACTTCTAGCATAGCTGGCATTTTTGTAGCAATTCGTGTCTATATGGTTTGTTTCCACCTCATGCCTCTCCGACTTTCTCATTCTATATTCTATTCGATGCTCTCTTTGTTATGGGTCCCCGGGTCCGTAAATGCCGCGTGCTCATCACTCGCAGACACTTTAGAATGCAGCCAGTATCTTTCAGATGCGAAAGATGGACGGAGATCTTAAGTGGCGTAAAAGCGAAAAACCGGAGTACGGCTGATTCGGAAAGATGTACGGATTTTGAGAACAAGACTTCACAAGGTTTTCCTTAATCCGCTTTAGTCTGAAGTTAAATTGCTTGACATGATACGTTATGCACATACATCTTTAGATTTCAAATTGGTTTTTGATAATCTggaattatttttattctGAACCAAGTTATGCATGCCCATTAATCGTATGTGGAAAGGATGGTCTTTTTTTGATATATTAATATCATTGAAATTTGGCCGGGATATCTTATAAAATCAGTAGAGTTCCAAGTTTTCAGCACAGAAACGGTTTTGGTATACAAAAAGGGGTATACGTGTTTTGGCTTTAGTTAGCTTTGAACTAAAATTCATCATCAAATCGAATGAAATCCATAGCGAATACAATCCAACTATCTTCATGCGAATACGTGGAGTATTGGCCATGTATCTGATGTTCCTCCGCCTGCTCCTCCACTGCACCACCGGTCACACATTGGTTAGGGCAAGTGATTCACTAGATCTCGAACTTCTTCAACTGGTTTTTGGTCTTACAGCCTCAGCGACACTGCCCCCAGCACAAGCGAATGATCGATCCCCGTGAGCTCTTAAACGATTTTGCTGCAATCAAGGAACCAGGAACCAGCGAAGTTGCTCCCAAGAATTCTGGTAGATCAGTTACTTTCTACGAAGCTGGAGGAGCGATGCCAGGATCAGGAGGAACGGCACCGGGACCTGGAACAGATCATTCCAAGTCGGCCTCCAAAGAGCAATGCGATCCGCAGGCAAAGTGCAATGTAAAGACGATCATAACCCCCGGAGATCCCAAGCAGAAATCCTCAATGATCGCCATGAAAGCTGCACAGGATGCGAAGGCGGCCAGTGAAGCACAATCGGCCGCTGGCCAGGCTGCTGCCCAGCACATTAAGATGGAACTCGCTGAGAAGGCCTTTCAATCGGCCAAGGCGGCCGAGGCTGCTCTGATGGGCAAGCAGATGATGGTCGATCAACTGGAGCAGGAGGTCCAGGAAGCCAGTGCCGTGGTCGAGGAGGAGTCCAATTTGATCCACCACACGGAAGCCAATATGAATGCTGCCGTAGAAGCTGTCAAAGTGGCCGTGCAGCAATTCGAAACCATCAACGAGCTGCAGAAGACAGCCAAGGAGTCACTGACCAATATCCAGACGGTGGCCATGGGATCGCAGCAGGAAATGGCCGCCAAGACACAGCTCCTGGAAGCCGCTCGCAACCGGATGGCCATGCTCCAGAAGCAACTGGTGAGTGCCCACGACGACTATGAGAAGACCAAGCAGGCCGCCTACAAGGCTGCCTGTGCCGCCGTGGAAGCCAAACAGAGGGCTGGACCACCTtactatattttttaaataaatacacctTGGGGTAGCTTTTATATGCAATTAATCCAACTAAGGTCAATGAAAATGTATGTCTATTAAACTTTAGAAACATTGaagctttatttattattataaagtGAAGTCTTTTCCAATTAAGTGAAAAGTATACAAAGCGATTTGCTTTACTCCGATACATATACATCGTTTTATATAAACTATGTACAACGATTTCTGGATACTCTTCGTAAAATAGCAGCTGTGACTGGCGTGTGATATCAGGTAACACCTTATAAGGGCTATAAAAGCTTGCATCAGTAGGAGGAGTTCTCAAAGTAAGCCCATTACTCCGATTGAGATGAAGTGCCTCCTGGTGACGATAGCCTGTTTGATCACTTGCTCCAGTGTGGGTGCCCTTGTGCACTATATGAAACTGGAAAAAGGAAGTATGTGCCAGAAAATATCTATACAAATGGAAACAGTAAGCTGAAATTAATTTCAGAGAACGGATGCAAATCTCCCAAGGGTGCAGAGATGGCAGTGGGTGATGTGGAGCAGGATGAAAAGACTTGTGGAGCGCTTACTTGTCAAAATACAGAAGGAGATGCATTTATCCACTAGTATGTGTTATGTGTTTACAAATCAAATTACTAAATTTCTTCCAAGCttaattgtaatattttatcATATTACTTTAAATATCCGTTCCACCTTCGGAATCCTTTTAGCTGTCAGATACCTGCCACTTTTGCAGAATGTGTGGAGACTGCTGTTCTGACGAACGTTGACTTTCCACAATGCTGTTGGACCTGTGCCGCTTGGACGAACTGCGatggaggaggagctggagcagggGGTGCGGCTCCTCCTGCCGCTGGAGCAGCTGGAGATGCTCCGGCGGATGGTGCTGCACCACCTCCTGCTGCAAGAACCCATGAAAGAAATTCTAAGTACCAGGCAACTACAACCGATACTACGGAAAGTGAAAGGCCACGCAACAGAGGCAAATGGGGTTCCAAGAGGAGCACTACCACCACATCCGATGAATCCGAGTTTCCCGAAGGAGTCAATATAAGGTTTGGCGGTGGAACACCGATCTCCAAGTTTGGCGAAGACAGCATTTAAGCTTAGATGCCAGGATATGTATTGAGAAGGATCCctagttattaatttaatgcTCGATTCCGatcataaataaatgacacGGCAATGTGGACATCATTTGTCTCCTCGCAAAAGTGACCCACATATAGAGGAACGTCAGATCGGGAGTGATACATATCTTTGCCGGCATATCTCCAAGTTTGGCGAAGACAGCATTTAAGCTTAGATGCCAGGATATGTATTGAGAAGGATCCctagttattaatttaatgcTCGATTCCGatcataaataaatgacacGGCAATGTGGACATCATTTGTCTCCTCGCAAAAGTGACCCACATATAGAGGAACGTCAGATCGGGAGTGATACATATCTTTGCCGGCATATTTCTGGTTTTCGTGTGATTgttgttcctgctgctgctgctggatttttttctttggttttttaATTAGCCGCCGCTGGCGAACAAATCGGGCCGAAAAACAGGAAAAGGGTTTCTTCGATCGGGTCCTTCAACCCGAGTGAAAAGATTCAAAAACCATAAAGCGAAGACGACAGCAGCGCGCATACGAGAAAAATTGAAAACCAGATCTCCGCGCCAGTTTCGGGTTTGAGAATAGTCaggggcatgggcatgggatTGGACTTGGAATCGAGAGCTTGAGCAGGTAGGGCATGTTCCCTTCCGCAGAACACTCCACCCTGGAGTAAAACAGATTCGGCATGATGTACATTAAACGGGAAAGACAAGAATAAACcccaaacaaaaaatgaaatgaaatgaagcAGCGAAATCCCAAAAGCTTTTTCGGCCACATAATTTGTGAGTGCGGCTGCAGTTGACACCGAAAAACCCCTACGGCCATCAATGCGCACGTAATTACatacaaataattatatacaAACACGCATCCTGAGCCGAATTTTGATCCTAGCTGCGAAATGGCGAATCCCAGGGATTGAGATTGAAAAGTTACGCAACTACAGccgagtatctgtatctcaacAAAAAGAATCATAATTTGTAGTATTCCAAAACTGTATTCTTTTTAAGATCAAATTTTTCAAGACAATTGACTAAACTTagtaaatgtttattttcaaAGTAGGGTATCAACTGCTCTGCCGCTGCGCTGCTCTTATTAATTGAGTGAGCATGTCCATTTTGAGGACAGCCTGCCAGAAGGCAGGGGGAACGGAAAAGAAATTACAATATGAGTCAAAAAAGAAGATAACACAAAAAGAAGATGGGCcagatttttttttcaaaaaaataacaacGAACTGAAATCAATGGTGTTTCTTATTCAGGAGTAACGTAACCAGTTAAACTCGTAAAAGGCCAACGTGACAAAGTTTCGAAAACCATGCGGTTGCAACATGTTCGGTGCGAGCGAGATGCCAATAGGATTAGGCGCAACAGGCCGGCCAGTGGCGAGCGAGAGTGGGACGCCGCTACCGACCGGCGTTGGCTAATAGAAATGCgacaacaaataacaaatgtGAGAGCGAGCAGGAGGGACAGACGGCGGAACAGCTGTGCGGGATGCAACAAGTTCGACGTCGCGCTGCCGCCGTTTCGACGTAACGCTCCGGGCAGAGAACGAAGAAGAAGTTTCCCCAAATCTGAGCgttattatgaatacagttgATCGTGGGCCTCGTGCGCCAATGGACGTAAAGTTCCAGGAAAATAGAAGTAAAaagcaagaaataaaaaaatagcaaccagtaaataaaacaagagaaaaGAAAGAACCCTTGAGGAAATCAAAAGTCAAGATGAGCGGACAAGTGCAACCGTTCGAAACTCGGTCAAGTGTTAAGAGAAATTCCAAATAACTTCTAATGAATTCTAATTCGTAtcgggtgtgtgtgtgtgtgtgccgatCGGGAGCCAAACGATATTTTTAACACCTACCGGGCTTTACGCGTGTTTCACACATTTCCAGCACCACAAGCACCCACCACCGATGAACGCGGATCCCCGATCCCGATCATTCACTCTTCACCCAACTTCAGTTCACTGGGAAAAAAAGGAGGCACGGAATAAGCGCGCGAATTAAAGCCCGTCTTGCAGAAATTTTACACGTGTCTGCGCTTTGTTGTATGCCCAAAAATTATAGGCAATTAAGCAAATTTTCTACAATTGATTATCATTGGAATACGGCAATGCCAAAAGCAATGTGCTAATGAAAGTctcagccaaaaaaaaaaagaacaaagaTTTCTGTAATCGTGGACGGAAGCTAAACTTCATGTCATGatttaataataacaaaaggcCCCACGGAAACGCAAAGGTAACAGGTGTCAGCTAGACTTAATCAAAGAAAAGCTAAAATCTTTagaaaaatttcaaaaaatttgAATGTTTTGAGCCACGCTTAAACAAAAAAGTATCGTCTTAAAAATTCTATGTTGGGATCTTCTGAGAACATATTTTAAGTCTTCATTCCAAAGTTAACCTAGTAAATCTTCACCGTTACCCAGTCgtttttattaacaaattcaaattctattTTTGAACTCTTAGAGCAATAActattataaaaaattgtcTATTTTAATTCGTACAAACATAACCATGAATAAGTCGTTAATTTCTTTTGAGATGCTCAAGCCCCCTTTTTAGCAGCTCAATTTCACTTTGATTCATCAATGAAAGCACGTAAAAGTTAAATCGGACGGATAAGCGAAAGGGGGGTACACCTAATTGATAAAAGCAATAGTGGCGGCAGAGAAGCGACAGAGCGCCAAAAAGAAGCCGTGAAACCGTTACAATATACACGACAAAGGAATGCGTCACagttaaaaatcaaatcacaCGTTAACGTAACGGCGGCGACGAACAAGGTTCGCTTGCGTTGCAACATGTTTGAAGCAGCGCTGTCGACGCCAAGATCGCG carries:
- the LOC116800385 gene encoding uncharacterized protein LOC116800385 isoform X1: MRIRGVLAMYLMFLRLLLHCTTGHTLPQRHCPQHKRMIDPRELLNDFAAIKEPGTSEVAPKNSGRSVTFYEAGGAMPGSGGTAPGPGTDHSKSASKEQCDPQAKCNVKTIITPGDPKQKSSMIAMKAAQDAKAASEAQSAAGQAAAQHIKMELAEKAFQSAKAAEAALMGKQMMVDQLEQEVQEASAVVEEESNLIHHTEANMNAAVEAVKVAVQQFETINELQKTAKESLTNIQTVAMGSQQEMAAKTQLLEAARNRMAMLQKQLVSAHDDYEKTKQAAYKAACAAVEAKQRAGPPYYIF
- the LOC116800385 gene encoding uncharacterized protein LOC116800385 isoform X2 produces the protein MIDPRELLNDFAAIKEPGTSEVAPKNSGRSVTFYEAGGAMPGSGGTAPGPGTDHSKSASKEQCDPQAKCNVKTIITPGDPKQKSSMIAMKAAQDAKAASEAQSAAGQAAAQHIKMELAEKAFQSAKAAEAALMGKQMMVDQLEQEVQEASAVVEEESNLIHHTEANMNAAVEAVKVAVQQFETINELQKTAKESLTNIQTVAMGSQQEMAAKTQLLEAARNRMAMLQKQLVSAHDDYEKTKQAAYKAACAAVEAKQRAGPPYYIF
- the LOC6609500 gene encoding uncharacterized protein LOC6609500; protein product: MKCLLVTIACLITCSSVGALVHYMKLEKGKNGCKSPKGAEMAVGDVEQDEKTCGALTCQNTEGDAFIHYCQIPATFAECVETAVLTNVDFPQCCWTCAAWTNCDGGGAGAGGAAPPAAGAAGDAPADGAAPPPAARTHERNSKYQATTTDTTESERPRNRGKWGSKRSTTTTSDESEFPEGVNIRFGGGTPISKFGEDSI